One genomic window of Heptranchias perlo isolate sHepPer1 chromosome 12, sHepPer1.hap1, whole genome shotgun sequence includes the following:
- the zgc:162634 gene encoding phosphatidylinositol N-acetylglucosaminyltransferase subunit Y has translation MIIHLSTLTVLVPLLSLAGLLYSASVDEDFPQGCTSMASLCFYSLLLPITIPVYVFFHLWDWMGIKLFRHN, from the coding sequence ATGATTATCCACCTGTCGACTCTAACCGTGCTGGTGCCTCTCCTCTCTCTAGCGGGGTTGCTGTACTCGGCTTCAGTCGACGAGGACTTTCCTCAGGGCTGTACCAGTATGGCCAGCCTGTGTTTTTATAGCCTactgctccccatcaccataCCAGTGTACGTATTCTTTCACCTGTGGGACTGGATGGGGATTAAACTTTTCAGGCACAACTAG